One genomic window of Chanos chanos chromosome 13, fChaCha1.1, whole genome shotgun sequence includes the following:
- the pdpk1a gene encoding 3-phosphoinositide-dependent protein kinase 1a: protein MPGFKPAEKIKPIKPHNLTVQYREGTYHFTWKSGYETHYYKEDLLEAFQYQFTYKEIGHTGKHSVALLCREPSSMVRNQQNLCSPSGLSMEVPAGAQPKTPSLPSPHPPMKCPEDFKFGKILGEGSFSIVVLARELSTGKEYAMKILKKMHIRKENKSHQVKRERDIMSTLDHPFFVKLYFTFQDAEKLYFGLSYAKHGELLKFIRKIGSFDETCTKFYTAEIVCALEYLHSLGIIHRDLKPENILLNEEMHIQLTDFGSAKQLSLDGTQKRANSFVGTAQYVSPELLTEKSACKSSDLWALGCIIYQLVAGLPPFRAGNEYLIFQKIMKLEYVFPEKFFPKAKDLVEELLILDPAKRIGCEEMGGYSPLKSHSFFDTISWDNLHLQTPPKLTAYLPAMAEDDEDYYGNYDDLLSQFCSMQVVQSSCPLALPLPGTVPLQRPSNNIKQYIHDLDNNSFELDLQFSNEEKQLLLEKQTNGNPWHQFVENNLILKMGPVDKRKGLFARRRQLLLTEGPHLYYVDPVNKVLKGEIPWSPELRPEAKNFKTFFVHTPNRTYYLMDPNGNADKWCQKIQEVWGKIYHKHQTTGI, encoded by the exons ATGCCTGGATTCAAGCCTGCGGAGAAGA TTAAACCCATCAAACCTCACAATTTGACTGTCCAATACAGAGAAGGTACATATCACTTTACATGGAAGAGTGGATATGAAACCCATTACTACAAAGAGGACCTGCTGGAAGCTTTTCAGTACCAATTTACATACAAAGAAATAGGCCACACAGGCAAA CACAGTGTCGCCTTGCTCTGTCGCGAACCTTCATCAATGGTAAGAAATCAGCAAAATCTCTGCTCTCCCTCCGGTCTGAGCATGGAGGTTCCCGCCGGTGCCCAGCCCAAGACACCGTCACTACCATCTCCTCATCCACCCATGAAATGCCCTGAGGATTTTAAATTTGGTAAAATCCTAGGAGAGGGTTCCTTCTCCATA GTCGTGCTGGCCAGAGAACTATCTACAGGAAAAGAATACGCAA tgaaaatTCTAAAAAAGATGCACATCAGAAAGGAGAACAAATCACAtcaagtgaaaagagagagggatatcaTGTCTACCTTAGATCATCCATTTTTTGTCAAGCTCTACTTtacatttcaagatgctgaaaaattat ATTTTGGACTTAGTTACGCAAAACATGGAGAGCTGCTAAAGTTCATTCGTAAAATAGGATCATTTGATGAGACTTGCACAAAGTTCTACACTGCTGAGATTGTCTGTGCACttgaatatttacattcattGGGAATCATTCACAG GGATCTTAAACcagaaaacattcttttgaatgAGGAGATGCACATTCAGTTGACCGATTTTGGAAGCGCAAAGCAGCTCTCTTTAGATGGCACACAGA agaGAGCAAACTCTTTTGTCGGGACCGCACAGTACGTTTCTCCAGAGTTGCTGACAGAGAAGTCAGCCTGCAAGAG ctcTGATCTCTGGGCTTTAGGTTGTATAATCTATCAGCTGGTGGCTGGGCTACCACCGTTTAGGGCGGG AAATGAGTACCTTATATTCCAGAAGATAATGAAACTGGAGTATGTGTTTCCAGAGAAGTTCTTTCCTAAAGCCAAGGATTTGGTAGAAGAGCTTTTG ATTTTGGACCCAGCTAAGCGAATTGGTTGTGAAGAAATGGGTGGGTACAGTCCATTAAAATCCCACTCATTCTTTGACACCATCTCCTGGGATAACCTTCACCTTCAAACCCCTCCTAAGCTAACTGCTTACCTACCTGCCATGGCTGAGGATGATGAGGACTACTATGGCAAT TACGACGATCTCCTGAGTCAGTTCTGCAGCATGCAGGTGGTCCAGTCCAGCTGTCCTCTGGCACTCCCGTTACCAGGCACTGTGCCTTTACAGCGGCCCAGCAACAACATCAAGCAGTACATCCATGACCTTGACAACAATTCCTTTGAACTAGACCTTCAGTTTTCCAATGAAGAGAAGCAGCTGCTGCTCGAGAAGCAGACCAATGGAAACCCTTG GCATCAGTTTGTGGAAAATAATTTGATACTCAAAATGGGCCCAGTTGACAAAAGAAAG GGGTTGTTTGCTCGACGACGGCAGCTCTTGCTGACTGAGGGACCCCACCTCTACTACGTTGATCCAGTCAATAAAGTCCTCAAGGGGGAGATACCTTGGTCTCCAGAACTACGCCCAGAGGCCAAAAACTTCAAGACCTTCTTTGTTCACACG CCAAACAGGACGTACTATCTAATGGATCCCAATGGAAATGCTGATAAATGGTGTCAGAAGATCCAAGAGGTGTGGGGAAAGATTTATCACAAGCACCAAACCACGGGGATATAG
- the kctd5a gene encoding BTB/POZ domain-containing protein KCTD5a, which produces MAEKSPDPSGSVVRRSSALSQGERMQASGTGSSKWVRLNVGGTYFLTTRQTLCRDPKSFLYRLCQADPDLDSDKDETGAYLIDRDPTYFGPVLNYLRHGKLVLNRGLAEEGVLEEAEFYNITSLIKLVKDKIRERDCKTAQLPVKHVYRVLQCQEEELTQMVSTMSDGWKFEQLVSIGSSYNYGNEDQAEFLCVVSKELHNQSYGTSSEPSEKAKILQEQGSRM; this is translated from the exons aTGGCGGAGAAGAGCCCTGACCCCAGCGGCTCTGTTGTGCGGAGGAGTTCCGCCCTTTCTcaaggagagagaatgcaggCTTCTGGAACTGGGTCGTCGAAATGGGTTCGCTTGAACGTTGGTGGCACATACTTTCTTACTACGAGGCAAACGCTCTGTAGAGACCCCAAATCCTTCCTTTACCGACTGTGCCAGGCCGACCCCGACCTCGACTCTGATAAG GATGAAACAGGTGCCTATTTAATAGATCGGGACCCAACCTACTTTGGTCCTGTCCTTAACTATCTGAGACATGGGAAGCTAGTGCTCAACAGAGGCCTAGCAGAGGAAG GTGTTTTGGAAGAGGCCGAATTCTACAATATCACTTCGTTAATAAAGCTCGTTAAAGACAAAATCAGGGAGAGGGACTGCAAAACAGCTCAG CTCCCGGTCAAGCATGTCTATAGAGTCCTGCAGTGCCAAGAAGAAGAGCTCACTCAGATGGTCTCCACCATGTCAGATGGGTGGAAGTTTGAACAG TTGGTCAGTATCGGCTCCTCATACAACTACGGAAATGAAGACCAGGCTGAGTTTCTCTGCGTTGTCTCAAAGGAGCTGCACAATCAGTCGTACGGCACAAGCAGCGAACCCAGCGAAAAGGCCAAG attCTTCAAGAACAAGGCTCGCGAATGTGA